CGGGGAATTCAGCTAACTCCCAACGTAACATTAATTTGGGGACTGAAACGTATCACGATGCCGCCTCATCGGTGAACTCTGTTTCCTGTGAGGCGGCGTAGTTCTCCATCAAGAAGGACCTTTGCGTGACGACAAGATTGCACCCATTGTTGTCGGGCGATGTTTTAAATCTTAACTTCAGAGTATTGACAAACGTGCATTTAAATCTTGCCGCCATCGAAAAGTCGTTACTGACGGTTCAACATGATTTCCACAAAATCAACACGACGTTGTTAGAGCCACGTTCTCCCATGACCGATATGGTCAGAAACAATATGATGGAGGGTTATGCCTTCATTGATGATCTGCTCAGTCGTGGCATCGAACTCTACGAGCCGGGAAATGCCAGCCGGTTGCTTGAACTCAACGCCCTGGTCCTCTGTGGCTCCAACGCACAGGTTCGCAGAGAAAACCAGCAGCACATTCGTGCCACCCACGATCATTTCTACGAGCGACAAAGCGGCGACGTTGAGGATCTTCTGGCCTGGTTTCACAGCCACTCTGATCTCAGTATCTGGAGGCAGGTGGCGATTACTTACATCCTTATTTTGTCTCAGCCGCAACTGTACATCGAGGGGAACCATCGTACCGGTTCTCTCATTATGAGTTATATGCTGGCCAAAGAGGGCAAGCCGCCTTTTGTGCTGTCAATTGACAATGCCAAAGCCTTTTTTGATCCATCAACTCTGGCAAAAGAGACACATAAAAAAGGGATGACCAGCCTGTTTAAAATCCCCAAATTGAAAGTACGTTTTGCCAAATTTCTCAAAAAGAATTCCCAGGCAGGCTATATTCTTAAAAGCTAACTTGTAAAATTAACATTCAATGGAGAGGACCCATGGTATTTGACGACGACTATTCGGACGCAATGGAATGGCTGCATTCTGAATTAGCCGATGAAATGGATGAAGGCTATGAACTGGAAATTTCAGAACCCGGCCTTTCGTTGGCATTACGTCGTATCTATCGACATAAACGACCACCGTCCATGGATCGTCAGTCTTATTTTAAGGCCCTGTTGGCGTTGCAGGCCGAATTGATCAAATTACAGGATTGGGTTTCCTACACCGGTGAAAAGGTCGTCGTGATTTTTGAAGGTCGCGATGCTGCCGGCAAGGGCGGGGTGATCAAACGGATCACCCAGCGCCTGAACCCCAGGGTGTGTCGTGTGGTCGCCTTATCGAAACCGACGGAAAAGGAGATTACGCAGTGGTATTTTCAGCGCTATGTGCCGCATCTGCCCTCCGGTGGCGAAATCGTTTTATTCGACCGTTCCTGGTACAACCGCTCCGGCGTTGAACGGGTGATGGGTTTTGCAACAAAAGACCAGTTGGAGCAGTTCTTTCTCGATGTTCCGGAATTCGAACGGATGCTGGTGCGCTCTGGAATCCGTTTGATCAAGTACTGGTTCTCCGTCACCGATGAAGAGCAGCAACTGCGTTTTTTGATGCGGATACACGACCCGCTCAAACAATGGAAACTCAGCCCCATGGACCTGCAGTCACGGGTGCGCTGGGAGGATTATACCAAGGCGAAGGAGGAGACGTTCAAGCGGACCAATATCCCCGAAGCTCCCTGGTATATCGTCAAAGCCAATGACAAAAAGCGTGCTCGGCTCAATTGCATCCACCATTTATTGCAACAGATCCCTTATGAGCCTGTACCACACGAAGAGATTGATCTGCCGGATCGCATTTTTAATCCCGACTACGAACGCGCAACGTTGCCACCCGAGCTGTATGTTCCGGAAAATTACTAGGGGGCTCATTCTTCTGCTTCAGAATATCTAGCTTAAAAAGCTGGCCCATAAAAAAAGCGATACCGGTTCTGAACTGATATCGCTTTTTATGGAGACTTTTCTGGTGAAAAGCACTGGGGTCTCCCGTCGTCTTATCTGTTTATCCGCAAATTCTTTTGAAGAGATGCATGGATTTTTTTGCAAGAGCCTCCACAAGACGCCTGTATATCGCGCATAAATAAAAAATATAAAAATAAGACAGGATGTATGTTTTCGCTGTGCAGCGGGTAAGTGCCTGAAATTAATCACTCTGAAGCGACTCAGCGCATTGTTGTCAGCCGCTGTCTTCTCGTGAAGCGAATAGCATTTGTATACAGTTTGGAGCGTTTGATGATGCTCGTGGTAAATGGCTCCCTTCTTGAGAATTGTGTAATAACAGTGGGTTAGGGAGATTGAAGAGCTTTTTTGAAAACTTGGCACGTCCTTAGCAATATTAGGAAGACAAGAACAACGGGAAGACAAGAACAGCGCACAACACACAATAACGAGTATCAAGCAACTCACTTTGCTCACCATAGGAGGACATCATGAAAGCACTGAAAAACATCGCGACCAGCCTGATTGTTACCGCCATCGCCGCCTCTCCCGCTTTTGCCGGGCAGGAAGCAAGTAACAGTGGTTTGTTAACCTGGTTATTCCTCGGCTTTATCGGATTGATCGTTGTCGGTCAACTCATCCCGGCTTTGGTCATGGGATTCGGTATGGTCAAGGGCGTTTTTGGATCCTCTGAAGATCACGCTCACAACCACAACGCGTAAATGAATTTTTTTAATCGAACCGTTTGATTTTTACACACACATCACGAAAGGAACCAACACCATGAAAGCACTTAAAACATCGCTCTGACCGCTCTGCTGACCCTGATCGCTTCTACCTCTTCGTTTGCCGCCTCTACAGCGGGTCGCGTCGACAACAGCGGATTTCTGGTTTGGGCGTTTCTCGGTTTCTGTGCTCTGATCGTGGTAGCGCAACTGGTTCCGGCTGTTCTGGTCATGTTCGGCATCGTCAAAGCGGTTGCCAGCCCCAAAGAAGTTGCTGAGCAGAAATCGCACTAATCTCGAATTAACCTTATCTCTACCTGCCCCGGTTTTCACAGCCGGGGCAGCGCCTCTCACGCAGGAGGGAGAACCATGCTGCCCGTCATTATTGCCTATCAGACTCTCACTGAAATCGATGCCCTCAAACAATGCGTGGAGCAGGCCGGATGCATTGCCAAGCCTGTGACGACACTCAATGAAGCCATTGATGTGCTACGCAAAGAGGACGCCGCGATCATGCTGCTGGGCAAAACCTTTGAAGGCAGTAGTGCATTGGATGTCATCCCGATTTTCCGCTATTTGCACAAGCAACTGAAAATCATCCTGTTAGCTGACGACGCCACAGTTGGCTTCTTGCGTCAGGCACGAGCGGCAGGAATTTTCTATCACGCCATAGAACCTCATGACGAAGAGGGCTGCCACGAATTGCAACTGGCCTTGGAATGTGCTCGCGAAGCCAGTGAAAAGCAGGGCAAGAGTTTATGGAAAAAACTGGCACCGGCGTTTTGTGGAGCCAACTAGCCAATCCCGGCAAACCATTTTTATTTCATTGACTGACATGCTGTGATGATTATGGACGGCGCTTCCGACAGGGAGCGCCTTTTTTTATGTGAGGAGATGGATTTGTGACAAACAAGATGTTTGTTCATGCGTAAAGTTTGAGAGAGAATATCAAAAAACAACAACGCCCCTAGATTTACTAATTTTTATAGATGTCTTTGGTTCTCAGCTTCTTGTTGGCGTTATCCTTTATTTATTCTTTTGCCCCACTAGCGTTCTTTTTCAAGGCCAACAGAAATCACCACTATCTTGCAGACTGTCCAGTGTTTTTAGACCTGTCTGATTCCTTCTGGATAGGATTAGAACTGTCGCATTTTATGCGAAGATTTTGTAGTTTATTTATCGATGTTAAGGTTGTGAAGTGAATCTGCTTATCTTTAAGAAGCATTTGTACGGCATGTCGAGAACGGAAAAAACAGAAAAAATTGATTTTTACTCCTTAAAAAAACTGCTGAGCGAGAGTTTGAATTTGATTCAATTACAGACCAAAAGGTGACCATATGTCATTTCCAGATCAGGTACATGTCGAACGAATCGCAGAGGCTCTCTGGCGTAAATCCCCATTAGGAACAGCAGCACTTATGGTTGGTGCAGGATTAAGTCGAAATGCCCATAGCGTGACTGCACCTGGGCGAGGAATGCCGACATGGGAGGATCTTGGTAAAAATCTTTGCGATAGTCTTTATCCGCCTGGCGATACGTCATGCTCCAGACAGCGTTCTCATGCCTTGAAAAAGGCTGCTGCTACAAGCGGTGCCTTACGACTTGCTCAAGAATACGAAGCATCGTTTGGTCGAACTCAACTCAACCGTTTGTTGAAAACCTATGTTCCAGATGAAGAGTTTTCGCCTTCTGAGTTGCACGTAAATTTTTTGAAACTGCCATGGGCAGATGTTTTTACGACCAATTGGGATACTTTACTTGAACGAGCGACAGATATGGTCGTAGATCGGCGCTATGATGTAGTGAGAACACACGACGATATCCCCGCTTCTCAGCAGCCCCGTATCATAAAGCTTCACGGGTCCTTTCCTTCGAATTATCCGTTTATCTTTACTGAAGAAGACTATCGAAGATATCCGTCTGACTTCACCTGCTTTGTCAATATGGTTCAGCAGTCCATGATGGAGAACATTTTTTGTTTGATCGGATTTTCCGGTGATGATCCAAATTTCCTGCATTGGGCAGGCTGGGTCCGGGATAATTTGGGTGAAGCTGCTCCGAAAATTTATTTGGTGGGCTGGTTAGACCTCGCAACGGTTCAGCGACGAGTTCTTGAAGATCGCAATGTCATTCCTGTAGACCTGTCGCGTATACCGCAAAGCGAGTCTTGGCCTGAGGAGTGCCGCTATCGTTATGCTTTAGAGTGGTTTCAGTGGCGGTTGAAATTGAAACAACCGCACTCTGGGGCATTGACTCCGCCAGAATATCTAAAGATTGATCGTAGGGCCTTTTGTGGCGAAAAAAAAGAAATGCTCATGCACTCGCAAATATCAGGTGAGGGGCAAGAGGTAGAAAAGTTGGCAGAGATTTGTTCTCAAAGAGTTCTTTGGGAGGAGGAACGGGAACAATATGAAGGATGGGTAGTTGCTCCCCAAAGGGTTAGAAATAAAATCACGGCATATACGACAAGTTGGATTTCACCTGTTGTTGCGCTCATTCCACACATGAGTCCATGGGAAAAGCTTTTTATACTACGTGAAATTGTCTGGCGCTTGGAT
This is a stretch of genomic DNA from uncultured Desulfuromonas sp.. It encodes these proteins:
- the ppk2 gene encoding polyphosphate kinase 2; amino-acid sequence: MVFDDDYSDAMEWLHSELADEMDEGYELEISEPGLSLALRRIYRHKRPPSMDRQSYFKALLALQAELIKLQDWVSYTGEKVVVIFEGRDAAGKGGVIKRITQRLNPRVCRVVALSKPTEKEITQWYFQRYVPHLPSGGEIVLFDRSWYNRSGVERVMGFATKDQLEQFFLDVPEFERMLVRSGIRLIKYWFSVTDEEQQLRFLMRIHDPLKQWKLSPMDLQSRVRWEDYTKAKEETFKRTNIPEAPWYIVKANDKKRARLNCIHHLLQQIPYEPVPHEEIDLPDRIFNPDYERATLPPELYVPENY
- a CDS encoding response regulator receiver protein — its product is MLPVIIAYQTLTEIDALKQCVEQAGCIAKPVTTLNEAIDVLRKEDAAIMLLGKTFEGSSALDVIPIFRYLHKQLKIILLADDATVGFLRQARAAGIFYHAIEPHDEEGCHELQLALECAREASEKQGKSLWKKLAPAFCGAN